In Xiphophorus couchianus chromosome 24, X_couchianus-1.0, whole genome shotgun sequence, a single genomic region encodes these proteins:
- the LOC114140471 gene encoding peripheral plasma membrane protein CASK-like isoform X9, with translation MTMADDDVLFEDVYELCEVIGKGPFSVVRRCINRDTGQQFAVKIVDVASFTSSPGLSTEDLKREASICHMLKHPHIVELLETYSSDGMLYMVFEFMDGADLCFEIVKRADAGFVYSEAVASHYMRQILEALRYCHDNNVIHRDVKPHCVLLASKENSAPVKLGGFGVAIQLGESGLVAGGRVGTPHFMAPEVVKREPYGKPVDVWGCGVILFILLSGCLPFYGTKERLFEAIIKGKYKFQVILNMFVQMNPRQWAHISESAKDLVRRMLMLDPAERITVYEALNHPWLKERDRYAYKIHLPETVEQLRKFNARRKLKGAVLAAVSSHKFNSYYGDPPEELHDFSDDPTSSGLLAAETGAVSQVLDSLEEIHALTDCSEKDMDFLHSVFQDQHLHTLLDLYDKINTRSSPQIRNPPSDGVQRAKEVLETIACYPENMEAKELRRILTQPHFMALLQTHDVVAHEVYSDEALRVTPPPTSPYLNGDSPDSTNGDMDLENVTRVRLVQFQKNTDEPMGITLKMNDLNHCIVARIMHGGMIHRQGTLHVGDEIREINGISVANQTVEQLQKMLREMRGSITFKIVPSYRSQSVSCEKESPDLSRQSPANGHASVTSSILDLPSTIQPKGRQIYVRAQFEYDPAKDDLIPCKEAGIRFRVGDIIQIISKDDHNWWQGKLENTKNGTAGLIPSPELQEWRVACIAMEKTKQEQQASCTWFGKKKKQYKDKYLAKHNADLVTYEEVVKLPSFKRKTLVLLGAHGVGRRHIKNTLIAKHPDRFAYPIPHTTRPPKKDEENGKNYYFVSHDQMMQDISNNDYLEYGSHEDAMYGTRLETIRQIHAQGTIAILDVEPQALKILRTAEFAPYVVFIAAPTITPGMTEDDSLQRLQKESEMLQRTYAHYFDQTIINNEIDDTIRLLEEAVDLVSSTAQWVPVSWVY, from the exons GGGTCCCTTCAGCGTGGTGAGGCGCTGCATCAACAGGGACACGGGACAGCAGTTCGCCGTAAAGATTGTGGATGTGGCCAGCTTCACCTCTAGCCCCGGCCTCAGCACAGAAG ATCTGAAGCGAGAGGCCAGCATCTGCCACATGCTCAAGCACCCCCACATCGTGGAGCTGCTGGAGACCTACAGCTCTGACGGCATGCTCTACATGGTCTTTGAATT CATGGATGGCGCTGACCTGTGTTTTGAAATTGTTAAGAGGGCCGATGCAGGGTTTGTCTACAGCGAAGCTGTGGCCAG CCACTACATGAGGCAGATATTGGAGGCCCTGAGGTACTGCCATGACAACAATGTGATTCATCGAGATGTAAAG CCTCATTGTGTGCTTTTGGCTTCAAAAGAGAACTCTGCTCCCGTGAAGCTGGGAGGATTTGGAGTGGCAATCCAGCTGGGAGAGTCTGGTTTAGTAGCTGGAG GTCGGGTCGGCACGCCTCACTTCATGGCCCCGGAGGTGGTGAAGAGAGAACCGTACGGTAAACCCGTGGATGTGTGGGGCTGTGGGGTCATCCTCTTCATCCTGCTCTCTGGCTGCCTGCCTTTTTACGGCACCAAGGAGCGCCTGTTTGAGGCCATCATTAAGGGCAAATACAAG TTTCAGGTGATTCTGAACATGTTTGTGCAGATGAACCCTCGCCAGTGGGCTCACATCTCTGAGAGCGCCAAGGACCTGGTGAGGCGCATGCTGATGCTGGACCCTGCAGAGAGAATCACAGTCTACGAGGCCCTGAACCACCCCTGGCTGAAA GAGAGGGACAGGTACGCCTACAAGATCCACCTGCCGGAGACGGTGGAGCAGCTGAGGAAGTTCAACGCCAGGAGGAAGCTGAAG GGTGCAGTGCTGGCTGCTGTTTCCAGCCACAAATTTAACTCCTACTATGGGGACCCTCCAGAGGAGCTCCATGACTTCTCAGATGACCCCACCTCCTCAG GACTGCTAGCTGCTGAAA CAGGGGCAGTATCGCAGGTTTTGGACAGTTTAGAGGAGATTCATGCGTTGACGGACTGCAGTGAGAAAGACATGGACTTCCTGCACAGCGTCTTCCAGGATCAGCACCTCCACACCCTGTTAGAT CTGTATGACAAAATCAATACCAGGTCGTCCCCTCAGATTAGAAACCCTCCAAGTGACGGAGTGCAGAGAGCCAAAGAG GTACTGGAAACCATTGCCTGTTACCCGGAGAACATGGAAGCCAAGGAGCTCAGGAGGATCCTCACGCAGCCGCACTTCATG GCTCTGCTGCAGACCCATGATGTGGTGGCGCACGAGGTTTACAGCGATGAGGCTCTGAGGGTCACCCCGCCACCCACTTCTCCTTACCTGAACGGAGACTCCCCAGACAGCACCAACGGGGACATGGACCTGGAGAATGTTACCAGAGTCCGGCTGGTCCAGTTCCAGAAAAACACTGACGAGCCAATG GGCATTACTCTTAAAATGAATGACCTCAACCACTGTATTGTGGCACGTATCATGCATGGTGGAATGATTCACAGACAAG GGACACTTCATGTTGGAGATGAGATTCGAGAGATCAATGGCATCAGCGTAGCCAATCAGACGGTAGAACAGCTGCAGAAGATGCTG AGGGAAATGAGAGGCAGCATCACTTTTAAGATTGTACCCAGTTACCGCTCCCAGTCGGTCTCATGCGAG AAGGAGTCGCCAGATTTGTCTCGCCAGTCACCTGCAAACGGTCATGCTAGTGTCACCAGCTCCATCCTG GATTTGCCTTCGACGATTCAGCCCAAAGGCCGTCAG ATTTACGTACGCGCTCAGTTTGAGTACGACCCGGCGAAGGATGACCTTATCCCTTGTAAGGAGGCGGGCATTCGCTTCCGCGTTGGCGATATCATCCAGATCATCTCCAAGGACGACCACAACTGGTGGCAGGGAAAGCTGGAAAACACCAAGAACGGCACGGCCGGCCTCATCCCCTCGCCTGAGCTGCAAGAGTG GCGTGTAGCGTGCATAGCGATGGAGAAAACCAAGCAGGAGCAGCAGGCCAGCTGCACCTGGTTtggcaaaaagaagaaacagtacAAAGATAAATATCTGGCCAAGCACAATGCAG ATCTGGTGACATACGAGGAGGTCGTCAAGCTGCCATCGTTCAAGAGGAAAACACTTGTCTTGCTTg GTGCTCATGGAGTCGGAAGGCGGCACATCAAGAACACACTCATTGCCAAACACCCAGACCGCTTTGCCTATCCAATTCCTC ACACCACTCGGCCTCCCAAGAAGGACGAGGAGAACGGGAAGAACTACTACTTTGTGTCTCATGACCAGATGATGCAAGACATCAGCAACAACGATTACCTAGAGTACGGCAGCCATGAGGACGCCATGTATGGAACAAGGCTGGAGACCATCAGGCAAATCCACGCTCAGGGCACGATCGCCATCCTGGATGTGGAACCGCAG GCATTAAAGATCCTGAGGACCGCAGAGTTTGCTCCGTATGTTGTTTTCATTGCGGCCCCCACCATCACCCCAGGCATGACTGAG GATGACTCCCTCCAGAGGCTCCAGAAGGAGTCAGAGATGCTACAGCGAACATACGCTCACTATTTCGACCAGACCATCATCAACAACGAGATTGACGACACCATTCGCCTGCTGGAGGAGGCCGTGGACCTGGTGTCCAGCACCGCTCAGTGGGTTCCCGTCTCCTGGGTCTACTGA